The segment CGAACCCGCGCACCACTGAGTGGTGACATGGATGCGGCGGCCCTGCTCCAGGCCAAGGAGTATGTCGACTTCCTGGAGCGCAGCCAGCTCGACCGCGTGCGCCCCGAGGCGTCGATCGCCGTCAGCCGGCTGGGGCGCTATGACCGGATCTTCGAGGACATTCTCGGTCACCGCTATTTTTTGGGTCTTCAGCAGTACCGCGAGGTTGCTATCGGCGAGGCCAGTGCCAGCTGGTACGACAACGTCTACAAGCCGATCGCCGACCTGATCCGCGAGTACGACATCCTGGCACATTTCCCCGGGAGGACGGAAGCGGACCTTTACTTGTGGATCACCGCGCGATGGCTGGAGCTGAGCCGCGCGCAAAAGCCGGCGGGTCCGGCTGAGGCCATCGCCGACATCCTGTTCGAGACAGAGGGCGCGGGTGCTCCGCTTCCACCACCGCAACTCCTTGCCGTGCTGCGGCGCTGGCTGGGCCCGCCCCGCCGCGTGATCCAACTCCCGGTCCGGCTGGTCCGTGCCGCCACCACGCTGAGCGGGGAGCCCCAGCCCCCTCTCGAGCCGGTCTGAGGCTCAGGCCTCGGTCTTTCGCTTCTCCGGGTAGGCGGCGTTGATCTCGGCGCGAACGCGACCCTTGTCGGCATCGCTCTTGAAATAGTCAAAATTCCAGGCGATGAACTTCTTTTGCTCCGGTGGGACCTCGTCCTCCGGGTAGATCGCCGCCACCGGACAGGGATCCACGCACGCGCCGCAGTCGATGCACTCATCTGGGTTGATGTAGAGCATCCGGTCCTCGGCCCCGCCGTCGATGATGCAGTCGACCGGGCAGACGTCGACGCAGGACTTGTCCTTCAGGTCGACGCAGGTCTCGGTAATGATGTAGGCCATTTCCTTGGGGGAAATTCACTCTAGCACAGGGTTCCAAAAGGGTTTCAGGACCGTCACAGATCGGTGAGGCGGCGCTTGCCGCAGGTGGCAAGACGAGGCTTGCGCCCAGCGTTACGTCTTCGTGGCCCTTCCCAGACCGGCTCCCCCGCGTCTCGTGTTCAGGCCGGCCCGCCGAGTCTCATGGGCTACGTGGATCTTCGCCATCCTGGTGCTCGTGCTGGCGGGCGGCGCCGTCGGCGCCTTTCTTATGGTGGTGCTGCCCCAGCGGGTGGCGCAGCTGGCGGTATCAGAAGCCGGCGAGCTCGCGCTGGCGCGAAAAGGCACGACTGACGTGAGTACCGCGGTCAGCAGCCTCTGGACAGACATGTCGGCCAAAGGCGGCATCAGCCTCTCGGCTGACCAGCTCACCAAAGACCTGGCTCTCGCGCAGGCCACCGAAAAGTCCGCGGATGATGCACTGAGCCACGTTCAGGCCGCCGAAACGTACATGTCCCAGGCGGACGGTCTCCCATTCCAGTTCCACTCGCCGACGTTCATCGCGGCGGATCGGCCCAGCCTGCAGCACCTGGACAAGGCGCTGCAAGCCACCATCAAGCTGACCCACGCCGCCACCCTTCAACTGACCCTGGCGCAGAACCTCAACCAGGACGCCCGGACCATTAGCGGCGGCCTCACCACGAGTGTGAACGCTCGGGCGTGGACGGACGCGGCCCGGACGGCATCCGCCCTGACCACCGACCTGAGGGCGCAGCAGCCGCCGGTCAGCGACCCGGAGGCGCTGCTCGACCCGCTCTGGAGCAAGTGGGTCGACGCCATGCTCGCGGTCGCGACCAGCGTGCAGCAGCTCAGCCTGGCCTCGGCGGGCGGCCAAACCCAACAGGCCCAGCAGGCGAGCCGGAGCCTGGCGGCAGCCTGGGGCCAGCTTGCCAGCAGCTTCTCGGACGCCCAGAATGGCGCCGCCGCATGGCAGGCAAAGACGGTCAAGCCCCTCCTCGACACGATCGCCAGTGAGAAGTCGGCGGGCGGCGCTTAGACCCGCGTTACCAGGTCGTTACTCAGCTCGCTGAG is part of the Candidatus Dormiibacterota bacterium genome and harbors:
- a CDS encoding ParB N-terminal domain-containing protein — its product is MKQMRARADFETARIQAFLRDAGIVIRGDPRPLLSFDEVRRAARLEGQSYRGLKDIPIDDIRGSVGRPNDFDASFLPVRPQMRKRWEQLDAAMRRGEAVPPIEVYQLGDVYFVKDGHHRVSVARHLGWKTIPARVIQVRTRAPLSGDMDAAALLQAKEYVDFLERSQLDRVRPEASIAVSRLGRYDRIFEDILGHRYFLGLQQYREVAIGEASASWYDNVYKPIADLIREYDILAHFPGRTEADLYLWITARWLELSRAQKPAGPAEAIADILFETEGAGAPLPPPQLLAVLRRWLGPPRRVIQLPVRLVRAATTLSGEPQPPLEPV
- a CDS encoding ferredoxin family protein, with the protein product MAYIITETCVDLKDKSCVDVCPVDCIIDGGAEDRMLYINPDECIDCGACVDPCPVAAIYPEDEVPPEQKKFIAWNFDYFKSDADKGRVRAEINAAYPEKRKTEA